A DNA window from Candidatus Zixiibacteriota bacterium contains the following coding sequences:
- the lepB gene encoding signal peptidase I, translating to MSNSRDDKRKKERKPKQDSLQSTLEYVKSFIIALLLALLIKATVIEAYKIPTPSMESTLLAGDFIIGNKFIYGIKIPFVDVRLPAFREPKRDDIIIFRPPHSPHENYVKRCVGLPGDTIQLVNKQLYINGEPYQDSAFTQHLDPQEIPRNRVLSDPYTSARFRYGVTSQKHRPFAPFRDNSNKIVIPEGKYFMMGDNRDNSLDSRMWGYVDRDQIMGKALIIHWSWDIHDQDAPEVKWSNPLTVIHNVGYNLIHFYERVNWDRLGSLPD from the coding sequence ATGAGTAATTCCAGAGATGACAAGCGGAAAAAAGAGCGCAAACCCAAACAGGACAGCCTCCAGAGCACGCTCGAGTATGTCAAATCGTTCATTATAGCGCTTCTGTTAGCGCTGTTGATCAAGGCTACAGTTATCGAGGCTTACAAGATTCCGACGCCCTCAATGGAATCGACGCTCCTCGCGGGTGATTTCATAATCGGCAATAAATTTATCTATGGTATCAAAATCCCGTTTGTGGATGTTCGTTTGCCAGCCTTCCGCGAGCCAAAACGAGACGATATCATCATCTTCCGGCCACCCCACAGCCCGCATGAGAACTATGTCAAACGTTGCGTGGGATTGCCCGGTGATACCATTCAACTGGTCAACAAACAGCTCTATATAAACGGCGAGCCATACCAGGACTCGGCGTTCACCCAGCACCTGGACCCGCAGGAGATTCCGCGTAACCGGGTGCTTTCCGATCCGTACACATCGGCCCGTTTTCGCTACGGTGTGACCAGCCAAAAGCACAGGCCGTTTGCACCCTTTCGAGACAACTCCAACAAGATCGTGATCCCCGAGGGTAAGTATTTCATGATGGGCGACAACCGCGACAACTCGCTCGATTCACGGATGTGGGGGTATGTCGACCGCGACCAGATCATGGGCAAAGCGCTTATCATCCACTGGTCGTGGGACATCCACGATCAGGATGCGCCCGAGGTCAAGTGGAGCAATCCCCTGACGGTGATTCATAACGTGGGCTACAACCTGATTCATTTCTACGAGAGAGTCAACTGGGACCGTCTGGGCAGTCTGCCTGATTAA
- a CDS encoding ATP-binding cassette domain-containing protein: MLKLQVHALGRRYGFRKVFSDLEFSAEAPQAVVICGPNGSGKSTLLKILTYLDLPTAGQVVYSSESRKPLKKEQVRSSIAFVSPEFNLYEELSALENLKFYLKVSGRGFDSGECLKCLDRVGLVKRSDDCISEYSFGMKMRLKYALALAVKPEVLAVDEPSTNLDRNGREIAYSIMREFKRKGLLLFATNEDHETEMGDVRIELGR, encoded by the coding sequence ATGCTGAAGTTGCAGGTACATGCGCTGGGCCGGCGCTATGGGTTCAGGAAGGTTTTCTCAGATCTCGAATTTTCTGCCGAAGCCCCGCAGGCGGTTGTCATCTGTGGTCCCAACGGCTCCGGTAAATCGACTCTGCTCAAGATTCTGACTTACCTTGATCTGCCGACTGCCGGGCAGGTTGTTTATTCATCGGAAAGCCGGAAACCATTGAAAAAAGAGCAGGTCAGAAGCAGTATCGCTTTCGTTTCGCCGGAGTTCAATCTCTACGAGGAGTTGAGTGCTCTGGAGAATCTGAAATTTTACCTGAAGGTTTCCGGGCGCGGATTCGACAGCGGTGAGTGCCTTAAATGCCTCGACAGGGTCGGTCTGGTTAAACGCTCGGATGATTGTATCTCAGAGTATTCTTTCGGTATGAAGATGCGCCTCAAGTACGCTTTAGCGCTGGCTGTGAAACCCGAGGTGCTGGCAGTCGATGAACCCTCGACAAACCTCGACCGAAACGGCCGTGAGATCGCCTATTCGATCATGCGTGAGTTCAAGCGCAAAGGCCTGCTTCTGTTTGCCACTAACGAGGATCATGAAACCGAGATGGGGGATGTGCGGATTGAACTGGGCCGGTAA
- a CDS encoding heme ABC transporter permease CcmB, translated as MNPRQTSTETAVRSPIRSCVSSSAKACFCLPLTRIMKPRWGMCGLNWAGKLVALIVKDFKVELRTRYAVNALLMFALVTLLTIGITVAGMPLDALLHAVLIWILIYFAALQGLSLGFIREEEAKTAMNLRIYASPGTVFFGKFIFSCLVLLFLTAILLPLYYILMRLVVIEPAIFILVAILGAIGMSAVTTLISAIVSRANMRGALFAVLSFPLVIPLLIVAISATSVCLGGPERISLADSLQIMIGYPVVVLAVSSLLFEYIWSA; from the coding sequence ATGAACCCTCGACAAACCTCGACCGAAACGGCCGTGAGATCGCCTATTCGATCATGCGTGAGTTCAAGCGCAAAGGCCTGCTTCTGTTTGCCACTAACGAGGATCATGAAACCGAGATGGGGGATGTGCGGATTGAACTGGGCCGGTAAACTTGTGGCATTGATTGTCAAGGACTTTAAGGTCGAACTGCGTACACGCTACGCGGTCAACGCCCTGTTGATGTTCGCCCTGGTGACCCTTCTGACGATCGGGATCACAGTTGCGGGAATGCCTCTGGATGCTCTATTGCATGCGGTCCTAATCTGGATTTTGATATATTTTGCCGCCCTTCAGGGACTCTCGCTCGGGTTTATACGAGAGGAGGAAGCTAAAACGGCCATGAACCTCAGGATCTACGCTTCCCCGGGGACTGTCTTTTTTGGCAAATTTATTTTTTCATGCCTGGTCCTGTTGTTTTTGACAGCCATTCTCCTGCCGTTATATTATATCCTGATGAGGCTGGTAGTGATTGAACCGGCGATTTTTATACTGGTCGCGATTCTGGGCGCAATCGGCATGAGCGCGGTTACGACCCTGATCTCGGCTATCGTCTCCCGTGCCAATATGCGCGGGGCGTTGTTCGCGGTTTTGTCGTTTCCGCTGGTGATACCGCTTTTGATCGTGGCGATTTCGGCCACCTCGGTCTGCCTGGGTGGACCGGAGAGAATCAGCCTGGCCGACAGCCTGCAGATCATGATCGGTTACCCGGTGGTGGTGCTGGCAGTTTCCAGCCTGTTATTTGAATATATCTGGAGTGCTTAG
- a CDS encoding cytochrome C biogenesis protein, with product MRTEIRYGIRDMTWLKILIGLLMTVMIVLSFMTEKPVADFGDEFRIFYYHVPLAIVSMLAFLVNLIFSVRYIRNRDPLDDIRACSASELGLLMGVLATISGSIFARIAWGSFWNWDIRETSFAILLAIYGAYFALRSAVEPGQRKAIFSAVYSVLAFISVPVFGFIVPRIYNSLHPEDTLISSGKIALGGTVAVVFVLSLMAFLLLFVWLFNLRWRSVYLERFVKERGYE from the coding sequence ATGCGTACGGAGATAAGATACGGAATTCGCGATATGACCTGGCTGAAGATCCTGATCGGCCTGCTTATGACCGTGATGATCGTGCTCTCGTTTATGACCGAGAAACCGGTGGCTGATTTCGGCGACGAGTTTCGAATCTTTTACTACCATGTGCCCCTGGCGATTGTTTCCATGCTGGCTTTTCTGGTCAACTTGATATTCTCGGTTCGATACATCAGAAATCGCGATCCCCTGGATGATATCCGGGCCTGCTCGGCTTCGGAACTGGGACTTCTGATGGGTGTTCTGGCCACGATCAGCGGTTCGATTTTTGCGCGAATAGCATGGGGGTCATTCTGGAACTGGGATATCCGCGAAACCTCGTTTGCGATACTTTTGGCTATCTATGGTGCCTATTTCGCTCTCAGGAGCGCGGTCGAGCCCGGGCAGAGAAAGGCGATTTTTTCTGCGGTCTATTCGGTTCTGGCATTTATATCCGTACCCGTATTCGGGTTTATTGTCCCTCGTATTTACAATTCACTTCACCCCGAAGACACGCTGATATCGAGCGGGAAAATTGCCCTGGGTGGCACGGTCGCGGTAGTATTTGTCTTGTCCCTTATGGCCTTTTTACTTTTATTCGTCTGGCTGTTTAATTTGCGCTGGAGGTCGGTTTACCTGGAACGTTTTGTGAAGGAGAGAGGTTATGAATAA
- a CDS encoding CcmD family protein, protein MNNLTYVLAANLIIWLGFFVYLLRTDSRLKKLEEKCSRE, encoded by the coding sequence ATGAATAATCTGACATATGTACTGGCGGCAAACCTAATCATCTGGCTCGGTTTTTTCGTATACCTTTTACGTACCGACAGCCGGCTTAAAAAATTGGAGGAGAAGTGCAGCCGCGAGTAA